From one Bordetella genomosp. 9 genomic stretch:
- a CDS encoding serine hydrolase, with translation MPDFLPPLRVLARRVSTGLILRTAAATFLALPFASHANAADAPQTDKTSTAKKPAAKKPAAKPVATKKKTSKIVYRSRSREATTVHGRAVTHKAVATRTALELDRYAKLPFAPDGSTLHSEVAYMVDESTGQTLVDKDADAVVPIASITKLMMAMVVLDSGASLAEPIRVTEEDQDFEKHTGSRLRIGSVLSREDMLHIALMASENRAAAALSRYYPGGRPAFIAAMNAKAQALGMTHTRFENVAGLSKYNVSTARDLVRMVQAAAHYPLIRLYSTDQAYTVNTGKGVLDYRSTNILVGKPDWDIGLQKTGFINESGICLVMQTTVEGRPVVMVLLNSSRRHADFMDAEHLRTAMLNNTFPVPSLQRNYANADARPM, from the coding sequence ATGCCTGATTTCCTGCCCCCCTTGCGCGTCCTGGCGCGCCGCGTCTCAACCGGCCTGATACTACGGACCGCCGCGGCAACCTTCCTGGCGCTGCCGTTCGCCTCCCATGCCAACGCGGCCGACGCGCCGCAAACGGACAAGACGTCGACGGCCAAAAAGCCCGCCGCCAAGAAACCGGCCGCCAAGCCGGTCGCGACCAAGAAGAAAACCAGCAAGATCGTCTACCGATCCCGCTCGCGCGAAGCCACGACCGTTCACGGCCGCGCCGTGACGCATAAAGCCGTGGCCACCCGCACGGCGCTCGAGCTCGATCGCTACGCCAAGCTGCCCTTCGCGCCGGACGGCAGCACGCTGCACTCAGAAGTCGCCTACATGGTCGACGAAAGCACCGGCCAGACGCTGGTCGACAAGGACGCCGACGCCGTCGTCCCCATCGCGTCGATCACCAAGTTGATGATGGCGATGGTGGTGCTGGATTCCGGCGCCTCGCTGGCCGAACCGATCCGCGTCACCGAAGAAGACCAGGACTTCGAGAAACATACGGGATCGCGCCTGCGCATAGGCTCGGTGCTGTCGCGCGAGGACATGCTGCACATCGCCCTGATGGCATCCGAAAACCGCGCGGCGGCGGCGCTATCGCGCTACTACCCCGGCGGACGTCCGGCCTTCATCGCCGCGATGAATGCGAAGGCGCAGGCGCTGGGCATGACGCACACGCGTTTCGAGAACGTCGCCGGCCTGTCCAAGTACAACGTGTCGACGGCGCGCGATCTGGTACGGATGGTGCAGGCGGCCGCGCATTACCCCCTGATCCGCCTGTACTCGACAGATCAGGCCTATACGGTGAACACCGGCAAGGGCGTGCTGGACTATCGCAGCACCAACATCCTGGTGGGCAAGCCGGACTGGGACATCGGCCTGCAGAAGACCGGCTTCATCAATGAATCGGGGATATGCCTGGTGATGCAGACCACCGTGGAAGGCCGCCCGGTGGTCATGGTGCTGCTGAACTCCAGCCGGCGCCACGCGGATTTCATGGACGCCGAGCATCTGCGCACCGCCATGTTGAACAACACCTTCCCCGTGCCCAGTCTGCAACGCAACTACGCCAACGCCGACGCGCGCCCGATGTAA
- a CDS encoding DNA-3-methyladenine glycosylase I, which yields MIVGADGLARPPWAAVDPLLQAYYDTEWGMPVRDERGMFERLVLEGFQSGLSWATILRKREAFRAAFHGFDPDTVATYTDDDVQRLMADAGIVRNRAKILATINNAAATLRLREDGGLADFIWSFQPVETPAPRTLAEIPTISAASIALSKALRARGFGFVGPTTMHALMEATGMIDTHLLGSHRRGCSGIWSPAHKAA from the coding sequence CTGATCGTCGGCGCCGACGGACTGGCGCGCCCGCCCTGGGCGGCGGTCGATCCGCTGCTGCAGGCCTACTACGACACCGAATGGGGCATGCCCGTGCGAGACGAGCGCGGCATGTTCGAACGCCTGGTGCTGGAAGGCTTCCAGTCAGGCCTGTCCTGGGCCACCATCCTGCGCAAGCGGGAGGCCTTCCGGGCCGCCTTTCATGGCTTCGATCCGGACACCGTCGCGACCTACACGGATGACGACGTCCAGCGCCTGATGGCCGACGCGGGCATCGTGCGCAACCGGGCCAAGATCCTGGCCACGATCAACAACGCCGCCGCCACGCTCCGGCTGCGCGAGGACGGCGGACTGGCGGACTTCATCTGGTCGTTTCAGCCGGTGGAAACGCCGGCGCCGCGTACGCTCGCGGAAATCCCCACGATATCGGCCGCCTCGATCGCCTTGAGCAAGGCCTTGCGTGCCCGCGGCTTCGGCTTCGTCGGTCCCACCACCATGCACGCGCTGATGGAGGCCACCGGCATGATCGATACGCACCTGCTGGGCAGCCATCGACGCGGCTGCTCCGGCATCTGGTCCCCGGCGCATAAGGCGGCGTAG
- a CDS encoding cation diffusion facilitator family transporter — translation MPHDHDHHDHDHAAPAGRGGHSHGPGGHAHSSHGAADERRLAWALAIITVFMVVEIVGGVLSGSLALLADAGHMVSDAAALAFSLVALRVGRRSATPRMSYGYRRLEILAAFVNGLALFAIAIWIAVEAIQRFWQPVQVMAGTMLAIAVAGLLANIVGFLILTGGSQENLNMRSALLHVMGDLLGSVAAIVAAVVIIWTGWTPIDPLLSVLVAAIVLKGAWRLVRSSGHILLEGTPGGLEPHAIKADLEENVALVRVAHHIHAWSITAEQHMLTLHVVPREGAAVRDVIDAVRKRVAERFNISHVTVQVEDSEHHDAET, via the coding sequence ATGCCGCACGACCACGACCATCATGACCATGACCACGCCGCCCCTGCCGGCCGCGGCGGGCACAGCCACGGTCCCGGCGGCCATGCTCATTCGAGCCACGGCGCCGCCGATGAACGCCGGCTGGCCTGGGCCCTGGCCATCATCACCGTATTCATGGTCGTGGAAATCGTCGGGGGCGTCCTATCGGGATCGCTGGCGCTGCTGGCGGACGCCGGCCATATGGTCAGCGACGCGGCAGCCCTCGCATTCAGCCTGGTGGCCCTGCGCGTGGGCCGCCGCTCCGCGACACCGCGCATGTCGTACGGCTATCGACGCCTGGAAATACTGGCGGCTTTCGTGAACGGCCTGGCCTTGTTCGCCATCGCGATCTGGATCGCGGTCGAGGCCATCCAGCGATTCTGGCAGCCGGTACAGGTCATGGCGGGCACCATGCTGGCCATCGCCGTCGCCGGCCTGCTGGCCAATATCGTCGGTTTCCTGATCCTGACCGGCGGCAGCCAGGAAAACCTGAACATGCGCAGCGCGCTGCTGCATGTCATGGGCGATCTGCTGGGCTCCGTGGCGGCCATCGTGGCGGCGGTGGTGATCATCTGGACGGGCTGGACGCCGATCGATCCCCTCCTGTCGGTGCTGGTCGCCGCCATCGTGCTGAAAGGCGCGTGGCGCCTGGTGCGATCATCCGGCCACATCCTGCTGGAGGGCACGCCGGGCGGCCTGGAGCCGCATGCGATCAAGGCCGATCTGGAGGAGAACGTCGCCCTGGTGCGCGTCGCACACCATATCCACGCCTGGTCCATCACCGCGGAGCAGCACATGCTGACGCTGCACGTCGTGCCGCGTGAAGGCGCGGCCGTGCGCGACGTCATCGACGCGGTGCGCAAGCGCGTCGCGGAGCGATTCAACATCTCGCATGTGACGGTGCAGGTAGAAGATTCCGAGCACCACGACGCGGAGACCTGA